Proteins from one Leptospira johnsonii genomic window:
- a CDS encoding cytochrome c maturation protein CcmE domain-containing protein, translating into MNVKFTVLASIIALSLGTIAFFSSKETSYTLLDASDLAANPAKYEPDDLLRVRGFVKLGSLIREGKTAKFVLQLNEKEVPVFFTGATLLPDAFKEGTRARVDGVWKNGVIVADKVEAKCASKYEAGYKGEGEDKEY; encoded by the coding sequence ATGAACGTGAAATTTACCGTGCTTGCGAGTATCATAGCACTTTCCTTAGGTACAATCGCATTCTTCTCTTCTAAAGAAACTTCTTATACTCTATTGGATGCGTCCGATCTGGCCGCAAATCCTGCTAAATACGAGCCGGACGATCTCTTAAGAGTAAGAGGATTCGTAAAATTAGGTTCACTGATCCGAGAAGGAAAAACTGCCAAGTTTGTTCTCCAACTAAACGAAAAAGAAGTGCCTGTTTTTTTTACAGGGGCTACATTATTACCGGACGCATTTAAAGAAGGCACTAGAGCCAGAGTGGACGGAGTTTGGAAAAACGGAGTTATAGTCGCAGATAAGGTGGAAGCAAAATGTGCCTCCAAATATGAAGCCGGTTATAAGGGAGAAGGCGAAGATAAAGAATACTAA